A genomic stretch from Chitinophagales bacterium includes:
- a CDS encoding DUF2652 domain-containing protein has translation MAGSTATILIPDISGFTEFMTNTELSHSSTAISMLINTIIDVVKDEYEISEIEGDAVLMFKRGSAPSQKEIQGTCLKIFNAFHSQRNWMQQHNVCPCEACKEITSLTLKFVAHHGSVGEIKAGGFTKLSGTDVIIAHRLLKNSVPSNEYLLLTEKLLQHSIESTEAGMEWSVSSEDYPSIGKVDYRYALLNDERKKIPQSPKPQAGYSIESAAYYELPIACNYRDAYMVLMNIPTRPEWLSGLQKVEQDIPAVYVGSIHYCTSNNYKAIVSPIQMTMTEKEISYAESWEIEERGLSLVNEFNFKEINETDCVFSWRFLNAGKTEIVEEERTVLLQGMQQMAKDLKEYCEKLEASFFH, from the coding sequence ATGGCTGGATCTACTGCAACTATTTTAATTCCGGATATCAGCGGGTTTACTGAATTTATGACCAATACCGAGCTCAGCCACAGCTCCACTGCCATAAGTATGCTTATCAATACCATTATTGATGTAGTTAAAGACGAATATGAGATTTCCGAGATTGAGGGCGATGCAGTATTGATGTTTAAAAGAGGTTCGGCGCCTTCTCAAAAAGAGATACAGGGCACCTGCCTTAAGATTTTCAATGCTTTTCATTCTCAGCGGAACTGGATGCAGCAACACAATGTCTGTCCCTGTGAGGCATGCAAAGAAATCACCAGTCTTACGCTCAAGTTTGTGGCCCATCATGGATCAGTTGGTGAAATAAAAGCCGGAGGATTTACAAAACTTTCGGGCACTGATGTGATTATTGCCCACCGGCTTCTTAAAAACAGTGTACCTTCAAATGAGTACCTGCTGCTAACGGAAAAACTGTTGCAGCACTCCATTGAATCAACTGAAGCCGGAATGGAATGGTCTGTTTCTTCAGAAGACTACCCTTCTATTGGAAAGGTGGATTATCGCTATGCGCTGCTGAATGACGAGAGAAAAAAGATTCCCCAATCGCCAAAACCACAAGCCGGTTACTCCATAGAATCTGCAGCATACTACGAACTGCCTATTGCATGCAACTACCGTGACGCTTATATGGTACTCATGAACATTCCTACTCGTCCTGAATGGCTGTCCGGCCTGCAAAAGGTAGAACAGGATATACCCGCTGTATACGTTGGAAGCATTCATTATTGCACTTCTAATAACTACAAAGCTATCGTCTCGCCCATCCAGATGACAATGACAGAGAAAGAAATTTCGTATGCTGAAAGTTGGGAAATCGAAGAGAGGGGGCTTTCATTGGTGAACGAATTTAATTTCAAAGAGATTAACGAAACAGATTGTGTCTTTTCCTGGCGTTTCCTGAATGCAGGTAAAACGGAAATTGTGGAGGAAGAGCGTACTGTTCTTTTACAGGGTATGCAACAGATGGCTAAAGACCTAAAAGAGTATTGTGAAAAGCTGGAAGCATCCTTCTTTCACTAA
- a CDS encoding VOC family protein, whose amino-acid sequence MEEQKNELGNTGSSNDNIPKVTGIGGIFFFSDNPKETREWYAKNLGLDVNDWGSTFESRNLSRPDEINSLQWSPFKKGSEYFAPSTKEFMINYRVQNIEALVEKLKENGVTIVDKIEGSEYGKFVHIMDIEGNKIELWEPAD is encoded by the coding sequence ATGGAAGAACAAAAAAATGAGCTCGGGAATACAGGTTCATCAAATGACAATATTCCAAAGGTGACAGGAATTGGAGGAATTTTCTTTTTTTCTGACAACCCAAAAGAAACCAGAGAATGGTATGCTAAAAATTTAGGACTTGATGTCAATGACTGGGGTTCTACTTTTGAATCCAGAAATCTAAGCCGGCCTGACGAAATAAACTCCCTCCAATGGAGTCCCTTTAAAAAAGGCAGTGAATATTTTGCACCTTCTACAAAAGAGTTTATGATTAACTATAGGGTTCAAAATATTGAAGCATTAGTAGAAAAACTAAAAGAGAATGGCGTTACCATAGTTGACAAAATTGAGGGTTCTGAATATGGGAAATTTGTTCATATTATGGATATTGAAGGAAATAAGATAGAGCTATGGGAACCTGCCGACTAA
- a CDS encoding DUF4199 domain-containing protein, giving the protein MTKNIIIYGLIAGIAVSISMLSTVNYLSHCKGNIDYDSSMLIGHASMLLAFSLVFVAIRNYRDKYNKGVISFGKAFKIGIMIVLIASTIYVVAWLIDYFYFIPDFMEKYSAHSLNQLRASGASQVEIDKQTTQMANFSAMYKNPFFNAMMTYVEILPVGLVVTLISSLILKRNSVKN; this is encoded by the coding sequence ATGACAAAGAATATTATCATCTACGGGCTTATTGCAGGCATTGCTGTTTCTATTTCAATGCTGTCTACTGTAAACTACCTGAGCCATTGTAAAGGCAACATTGATTATGACAGCAGTATGCTCATCGGGCATGCTTCTATGCTCCTCGCCTTTTCACTAGTGTTTGTTGCAATTCGCAATTACAGAGATAAATACAATAAAGGAGTTATCAGTTTTGGCAAAGCATTCAAGATCGGGATCATGATTGTTTTAATCGCTTCAACCATATATGTTGTGGCCTGGCTTATTGACTATTTTTATTTCATTCCCGATTTTATGGAAAAATATTCAGCTCATTCCCTTAACCAGCTGAGAGCAAGCGGAGCAAGCCAGGTAGAGATAGATAAGCAAACAACACAAATGGCGAACTTCTCCGCGATGTATAAAAATCCATTCTTTAATGCGATGATGACTTATGTTGAAATTTTGCCCGTTGGATTGGTTGTAACACTTATCAGTTCATTAATTTTAAAAAGAAATTCAGTTAAAAATTAG
- a CDS encoding DNA-binding response regulator yields the protein MIFDHSFIIYTGFIAFIFTALGIWLALKLSKPKIETLLVEKEVYVTRNENFIINTSLISQLELSKRELEILNLMAQGHSNEEISAKIFVSLSTVKTHNQNLFIKLDVKRRIQAIEKAKRFSLIP from the coding sequence ATCATTTTTGACCACTCTTTTATAATCTATACTGGCTTTATTGCCTTCATTTTTACAGCACTGGGAATATGGCTTGCACTAAAACTTTCAAAACCAAAAATTGAAACCTTGTTGGTGGAAAAAGAAGTGTATGTAACACGGAATGAAAATTTTATCATCAATACCTCCCTTATCTCTCAGTTGGAACTCAGCAAAAGGGAATTGGAAATTCTTAACTTAATGGCACAAGGGCACAGCAACGAAGAAATATCTGCAAAAATTTTTGTTTCATTAAGCACCGTTAAAACACACAACCAAAATCTTTTTATAAAATTAGATGTGAAAAGACGGATACAAGCGATTGAAAAGGCAAAACGCTTTAGCCTCATTCCTTAA
- a CDS encoding VOC family protein, producing MKKVTGIGGIFFKCKDPNKMKEWYKTHLGLNTNQYGTVFEWRQATDSTKKGYTQWSPFKDSTKYFEPSVKDFMINYRVAGLEGLVEELKKEGVTIVDKIETADYGKFVHIIDIEGNKIELWEPNDIEYEKLGVQMGIKTTK from the coding sequence ATGAAAAAAGTAACAGGCATCGGGGGAATCTTCTTCAAATGTAAAGACCCTAACAAGATGAAAGAATGGTATAAGACCCACCTCGGATTGAACACTAATCAATACGGAACCGTATTCGAGTGGAGACAAGCTACGGATTCAACAAAAAAAGGATATACTCAATGGAGTCCGTTTAAAGATTCAACAAAATATTTTGAACCGTCAGTAAAAGATTTTATGATCAATTACAGAGTTGCTGGCTTAGAAGGTCTCGTTGAAGAACTGAAAAAAGAAGGTGTAACAATTGTCGACAAAATTGAAACAGCTGATTACGGAAAGTTTGTTCATATAATTGATATAGAAGGGAACAAAATTGAACTATGGGAACCCAACGATATTGAATATGAAAAGCTCGGTGTCCAGATGGGCATCAAGACGACCAAATGA